One genomic segment of Triplophysa rosa unplaced genomic scaffold, Trosa_1v2 scaffold665, whole genome shotgun sequence includes these proteins:
- the LOC130551132 gene encoding tyrosine-protein phosphatase non-receptor type 4-like codes for MNGAVPHDNLVLIKMRPDENGRFGFNVKGGADQRMPIIVSRVAPGTPADMCMPRLNEGDQVVLINGRDISEHTHDDVVMLIKASCEDQSGELILLVRPNGNKIIN; via the exons ATG AATGGAGCGGTTCCTCATGATAATCTTGTGCTGATTAAAATGAGGCCGGACGAAAATGGGCGCTTTGGATTTAATGTTAAG GGTGGCGCTGATCAGAGGATGCCCATCATAGTGTCCCGTGTGGCTCCAGGAACTCCA GCTGACATGTGCATGCCGCGCCTGAACGAAGGCGATCAGGTTGTGCTGATCAACGGTCGAGATATCTCGGAGCACACTCACGATGATGTGGTTATGCTAATCAAAGCCAGCTGTGAGGACCAATCAGGAGAGCTCATCCTGCTGGTCAGACCCAATG gcaataaaattattaactga